Proteins co-encoded in one Microbacterium hydrocarbonoxydans genomic window:
- a CDS encoding PadR family transcriptional regulator: MDTTQLLKGVLDVAVLAVLRVEDGYGYDIVRRLRDAGLGDVGDASVYGTLRRLYAAGSLSSYVVPSDGGPHRKYYAINPQGRAALESQTATWLDFAGAMSSLLTTDAAGPTPIGENR; encoded by the coding sequence ATGGACACCACCCAACTGCTCAAGGGCGTGCTCGACGTCGCCGTGCTCGCGGTGCTGCGTGTGGAAGACGGCTACGGGTACGACATCGTGCGCAGGCTCCGCGATGCGGGGCTCGGCGATGTGGGCGACGCCTCGGTCTACGGCACGCTGCGTCGCCTGTATGCCGCAGGCAGTCTGTCGAGCTACGTGGTTCCGTCCGATGGCGGCCCGCACCGCAAGTACTACGCGATCAACCCCCAGGGCCGTGCGGCGCTGGAATCTCAGACCGCCACCTGGCTGGACTTCGCCGGCGCGATGTCCTCGCTGCTCACCACCGACGCCGCCGGGCCCACCCCGATCGGAGAGAACCGATGA
- a CDS encoding transcriptional regulator, whose translation MGEAVVGSWQESRAGSPGESRLLIERAHEELIAGNLDDQRLLQVRPLVRESWVRSWRGRVGPEGAPQIELDSQELEAYRRAHPLASAMDMIRTLLLPGETDDSGVVVAVGDHAGRLLWIEGDRQLRSLTEGMGFVAGANWAEDAVGTTAPGTALTLGQSVQIRGAEHYNRLVHPWSCTAAPVHDPETRRVLGVIDITGGDEAVSTQARLLVDATARAVESEMLVARLRARSDTRRTTTITSRAKPTTRATLHVLGRDRARLEVETELEESMIELSARHAAILLMLAVHRQGLSAERLAELVYGDEGSPDTLRPEMVRLRKVLEKHAPTLVPDSRPYRLPVPLETDAHDVLSLLDRGAHRVALTSYRGPVLPESVSPGVEEFRDGVRAALREAMLSEASLDVLLAYGEIPEGQGDAEALRLALEMLPARSPKRAGLVARIERIEAG comes from the coding sequence ATGGGAGAGGCCGTGGTCGGGTCGTGGCAGGAGTCACGCGCAGGATCCCCGGGGGAGTCCCGGCTGCTGATCGAGCGTGCGCACGAAGAGCTCATCGCGGGGAACCTCGATGATCAGCGCCTGCTGCAGGTGCGTCCGCTCGTGCGGGAATCCTGGGTGCGCTCGTGGCGTGGTCGGGTGGGTCCCGAGGGTGCGCCGCAGATCGAACTCGACAGCCAGGAACTCGAGGCCTATCGGCGCGCGCATCCACTGGCCTCCGCCATGGACATGATCCGCACTCTTCTGCTGCCCGGAGAGACTGACGACTCGGGTGTGGTCGTCGCCGTGGGCGATCACGCCGGCAGGCTGCTGTGGATCGAGGGCGACCGTCAGCTGCGGTCCCTGACCGAGGGGATGGGCTTCGTCGCCGGCGCCAACTGGGCAGAGGATGCCGTCGGCACGACCGCTCCGGGAACCGCCCTGACCCTGGGGCAGTCGGTGCAGATCCGCGGGGCCGAGCACTACAACCGGCTCGTGCACCCGTGGTCGTGCACCGCTGCACCGGTTCATGACCCCGAGACGCGCCGAGTGCTCGGGGTGATCGACATCACCGGGGGCGACGAGGCCGTCTCGACGCAGGCGCGGCTTCTCGTCGACGCCACCGCCCGTGCTGTCGAATCCGAGATGCTGGTCGCCCGGCTGCGCGCGCGCAGCGACACGCGCCGCACGACCACGATCACCTCACGGGCGAAGCCCACGACCCGCGCGACCCTGCACGTGCTCGGCCGCGACCGCGCGCGCCTCGAGGTCGAGACGGAGCTCGAGGAGTCGATGATCGAGCTCAGCGCCCGGCATGCGGCGATCCTGCTGATGCTCGCCGTGCACCGGCAGGGGCTGTCGGCCGAGCGGCTGGCGGAGCTGGTGTACGGCGACGAGGGATCCCCCGACACGCTGCGCCCCGAGATGGTGCGCCTGCGCAAGGTGCTCGAGAAGCACGCTCCCACCCTCGTGCCGGACTCTCGGCCATATCGTCTGCCGGTGCCGTTGGAGACCGACGCCCACGACGTGCTCTCCCTGCTCGACCGCGGCGCCCATCGTGTGGCGCTCACGTCGTATCGGGGGCCCGTGCTGCCCGAGTCGGTCTCGCCGGGAGTCGAGGAGTTCCGCGACGGCGTGCGCGCGGCGCTGCGCGAGGCGATGCTGTCAGAAGCCAGTCTCGACGTGCTGCTCGCCTACGGCGAGATCCCGGAAGGACAGGGCGACGCCGAGGCGCTGCGGCTGGCACTCGAGATGCTGCCCGCGCGCTCGCCCAAGCGCGCCGGACTGGTCGCTCGGATCGAGCGCATCGAGGCCGGCTGA